One genomic region from Halococcus qingdaonensis encodes:
- a CDS encoding 1,4-dihydroxy-2-naphthoate polyprenyltransferase: MSTQEVSRGRAWLMAARPQTLPAAAAPVFVGTGLAVAMDVFAPLPALAALVGALLIQIGTNFANDYYDAKSGVDSEDRDGFTRVTQSGLIGASEVRRAMIATFALAIVLGSYLVFVGGLPIVIVGLSSVAAGILYTGGPYPYGWYGLGDLFVFVFFGLVAVSGTYYVQAAALARSFPLWLPPDTLPLAAVVASLPAAGLSTNILIVNNLRDRETDMAAGKRSLAVLLGYRWSRVEFLLMTGMAYVIPVVFWLTGSGALVLAPLLTLPYAASIAATVLTRTDGDALNPALERVGKLLAAHSVLFALGLALPRVL, encoded by the coding sequence ATGAGTACACAGGAGGTCTCCCGCGGCCGCGCGTGGCTGATGGCCGCGCGACCGCAGACGCTGCCGGCGGCCGCCGCGCCGGTGTTCGTCGGCACCGGTCTCGCCGTCGCGATGGACGTGTTCGCCCCGCTGCCCGCGCTGGCGGCGCTCGTCGGCGCGCTGCTCATCCAGATCGGGACGAACTTCGCGAACGACTACTACGACGCCAAGTCCGGCGTCGACTCCGAGGATCGCGACGGGTTCACGAGAGTCACCCAATCGGGCCTCATCGGGGCGAGCGAGGTCCGGCGCGCGATGATCGCCACGTTCGCGCTCGCCATCGTTCTCGGGAGCTATCTGGTCTTCGTCGGCGGACTGCCGATCGTGATCGTCGGCCTGTCGAGCGTCGCCGCGGGGATCCTCTACACCGGTGGCCCCTACCCCTACGGCTGGTACGGCCTCGGCGATCTCTTCGTGTTCGTCTTCTTCGGGCTGGTCGCCGTCAGCGGCACCTACTATGTGCAGGCCGCGGCTCTCGCACGATCGTTCCCGCTCTGGCTCCCACCCGACACGCTGCCGCTCGCGGCCGTCGTGGCGAGCCTGCCCGCCGCGGGCCTCTCGACCAACATCCTGATCGTTAACAACCTGCGCGATCGCGAGACCGACATGGCGGCGGGCAAGCGCTCGCTCGCGGTGCTCCTCGGCTACCGCTGGAGCCGCGTCGAGTTCCTGCTGATGACGGGAATGGCCTACGTGATCCCCGTCGTCTTCTGGCTCACCGGCTCCGGCGCGCTCGTGCTCGCACCGCTGCTGACGCTGCCGTACGCCGCCTCGATCGCCGCGACCGTTCTGACCAGAACCGACGGCGATGCGCTCAATCCCGCGCTCGAACGGGTGGGCAAACTGCTCGCGGCCCACTCCGTGCTCTTCGCGCTCGGGCTCGCGCTGCCGAGGGTGCTATGA
- a CDS encoding mandelate racemase/muconate lactonizing enzyme family protein, with amino-acid sequence MRIEPLSLALASPLSTARGTIDTREGFLVTIDHEGTRGVGEATPLPGWTESLDKCRTALDRVLDTDDWSAALDALDGTPAARHGLALALADARSRAAGLPLYRHLGGDPTDEIPVNATIGDGSVDETIAEATAAVERGFEALKLKVGARAIVEDIERVAAVRETVGNDIELRADANGAWDHETARAALDEFADAGLAYVEQPLPADDLAGHADLRGRLPIALDESLAIHSVERVLAADAADVIIVKPMALGGPNRARAATLAAREAGCEAVLTTTIDGALARAGAVHVAASFPDPLAAGLATADRLAEDLISDPAPIDDGHARVPQGPGNAPLEDG; translated from the coding sequence ATGAGGATCGAACCGCTCTCGCTGGCGCTCGCGAGCCCGCTCTCGACCGCCCGGGGCACGATCGACACGAGGGAGGGGTTCCTCGTCACGATCGACCACGAGGGGACGCGAGGCGTCGGCGAGGCGACACCGCTGCCCGGCTGGACGGAATCGCTCGACAAGTGTCGGACGGCGCTCGATCGTGTACTCGATACCGACGACTGGTCAGCAGCGCTCGATGCGCTCGACGGTACACCGGCCGCCCGCCACGGGCTCGCGCTCGCGCTCGCCGACGCCCGCTCGCGTGCCGCCGGTCTCCCGCTCTACCGCCATCTCGGCGGCGATCCGACGGACGAGATCCCGGTGAACGCGACGATCGGCGACGGCTCAGTCGACGAAACCATCGCCGAAGCCACCGCGGCCGTCGAACGGGGGTTCGAGGCTCTCAAGCTCAAAGTCGGCGCGCGGGCGATCGTGGAGGACATCGAGCGCGTCGCCGCCGTCCGGGAGACGGTCGGGAACGATATCGAGCTCCGTGCCGACGCGAACGGTGCGTGGGACCACGAGACGGCACGCGCAGCGCTCGATGAGTTCGCCGACGCGGGGCTCGCGTACGTCGAACAACCGCTTCCCGCGGACGATCTCGCCGGCCACGCCGATCTCCGAGGACGGCTGCCGATCGCGCTCGACGAATCGCTCGCGATTCACTCCGTCGAGCGCGTTCTCGCCGCCGATGCTGCGGACGTCATCATCGTAAAACCGATGGCGCTCGGTGGGCCGAATCGCGCGCGTGCGGCCACGCTCGCCGCCCGCGAGGCCGGCTGCGAGGCGGTTCTCACGACGACGATCGACGGTGCACTCGCACGGGCAGGGGCCGTCCACGTCGCGGCGAGCTTCCCTGACCCGCTGGCGGCCGGGCTCGCGACCGCTGATCGGCTCGCCGAGGATCTCATCTCTGATCCGGCACCGATCGACGACGGCCACGCGCGCGTGCCACAGGGACCGGGCAACGCGCCACTGGAGGACGGATGA
- the menE gene encoding o-succinylbenzoate--CoA ligase, whose protein sequence is MTDVLARRVQASPDATALVGVGGAEWTYRELDEHVERVAGRLAALGIAGEHLGCLLETRPATAVLVHAAARLGCVLVPLNTRLTPTELDSHVERAELAALVCGADTADTAVELSVDVPTASVDDTEHTEITVLDSVSPAEFAPASRDADDPAVMLATSGTTGEPKLVVLTTENLRSSAVASAFRLGITPDDRWLDPLAVYHMGGLAPIVRSALYGTTVVIPGEFDARATLNALERFDCTGISLVPTMLRRLLAAGSLADSLRFVLLGGAPASEELIERCEKRGVPVHPTYGMTETASQVATARPGEAFAHTGTVGRPLLDTDLSVLGGDGKSVDIGETGELVVSGPTVFAGYYGDPDATARAFSERGFHTGDVGHRDAGGRLWVTGRRDEMISTGGELVAPGEIARVLRSHPAIDDAGVVGLPDPDWGERVGALVVGDVTDAETVRNYCRERLAGFKLPRTIAFADELPRTASGTVARRVVRERLLDNGD, encoded by the coding sequence ATGACAGACGTGCTCGCCCGGCGCGTGCAGGCCTCGCCCGACGCGACCGCGCTCGTCGGGGTCGGAGGAGCGGAGTGGACCTACCGCGAGCTCGACGAGCACGTCGAGCGGGTCGCCGGCCGGCTCGCGGCGCTCGGGATCGCGGGCGAACATCTCGGCTGTCTACTCGAAACCCGGCCCGCGACGGCCGTTCTCGTCCACGCGGCCGCCCGCCTCGGCTGCGTGCTCGTCCCGCTGAACACGCGTCTCACGCCTACCGAACTCGACAGCCACGTCGAACGCGCGGAGCTCGCGGCGCTCGTCTGCGGGGCGGACACCGCCGACACCGCCGTCGAGCTCTCGGTGGACGTTCCGACCGCTTCCGTCGACGACACGGAGCACACGGAGATCACTGTCCTGGACAGCGTCTCGCCGGCGGAGTTCGCGCCCGCCTCGCGCGACGCCGACGATCCGGCAGTCATGCTCGCCACGTCGGGGACGACCGGCGAGCCGAAGCTCGTCGTGCTCACGACCGAAAATCTGCGTTCGAGCGCCGTCGCCTCGGCGTTTCGGCTTGGCATCACGCCCGACGACCGCTGGCTCGATCCGCTCGCGGTCTACCACATGGGCGGGCTCGCGCCGATCGTTCGCTCCGCACTCTACGGGACGACCGTCGTCATTCCGGGCGAGTTCGACGCCCGAGCGACGCTCAACGCGCTCGAACGGTTCGATTGCACCGGGATCTCGCTCGTGCCGACGATGCTCCGGCGGCTTCTCGCCGCCGGGTCGCTCGCCGACTCGCTCCGGTTCGTCCTCCTGGGCGGTGCGCCCGCCTCGGAAGAACTCATCGAGCGTTGTGAGAAGCGCGGTGTTCCCGTCCACCCCACCTACGGCATGACCGAGACGGCCTCGCAGGTCGCCACCGCACGTCCCGGAGAGGCGTTCGCCCACACCGGTACGGTCGGCCGCCCACTCCTGGACACCGATCTCTCGGTTCTCGGCGGCGACGGGAAATCCGTCGACATCGGCGAGACGGGCGAGCTCGTCGTGTCCGGCCCGACGGTGTTCGCGGGTTACTACGGCGATCCCGACGCGACCGCGCGGGCATTCTCCGAGCGAGGCTTTCACACCGGCGACGTCGGCCATCGCGACGCTGGCGGGCGGCTCTGGGTGACGGGCCGGCGCGACGAGATGATCTCGACGGGTGGGGAGCTCGTCGCGCCCGGCGAGATCGCCCGCGTGCTCCGGTCCCATCCGGCCATCGACGACGCCGGCGTCGTCGGTCTCCCCGATCCCGACTGGGGCGAGCGCGTCGGTGCACTCGTCGTCGGGGATGTCACCGACGCCGAGACGGTTCGAAATTACTGCCGCGAGCGCCTCGCCGGTTTCAAACTCCCGCGAACGATCGCGTTCGCCGACGAACTCCCCCGCACCGCCTCGGGCACCGTCGCGCGCCGGGTGGTCCGGGAGCGTCTTCTAGACAACGGCGACTGA
- the gltB gene encoding glutamate synthase large subunit: MDDTHSHGEQSAATGLADPSEQRANCGVGVVMDLDGEGGHSVVADGLELLSNLEHRGTTGAEENTGDGAGVMLQTPHEFFADELPIDLSGTYAVGSLFFPQDDAAREVLQELVADELAEHGLSVAHWRAVPTDNTDLGRTAIDSEPAVYQAIVVPEEDLATDEFDTRLYVGRRAVEKRVAEREPAGHERFYVCSLDRQTLVYKGLLKGDQLAGYYPDLRDSRLASTFVMVHARFSTNTLGAWHLAHPYRRTIHNGEINTIQGNVNWMRARETDIDTDEFDVDAVRPVIADAKQSDTASVDNALELLMESGRELPHALRLLIPEAFRGDEHEMSDERRAFYDFHASLSEPWDGPALVAATDGERVGAVLDRNGFRPCRYDVTTDGRLVMASETGALDLDPANVAERGRLEPGQLFLADPEEGRVLPDEEVFAELTHENYGEWIDEEQVDLADLVDAAGDHQEYAEHESNTDLRSRQALYGYTHDELDNLLEPMATKGKDPVGSMGDDTPLSVLSQFNRPLFTYFKQLFAQVTNPPLDYIREELVTSLETRLGNQRNLLAESPAHARQLVADSPVLSNDETAAIRGIEGEAANGMESRVVDITYDVDDDLESAVERVRREATVAADENDILILSDRTASGERVPIPSLLATGAVHHHLVRNGRRNRVGLVVESADPRTVHHVAALVGYGAGAVNPYLAYRTIADLTRGADGADRDAAVAAYRGALEDGLLKTMSKMGISTVQSYQGAQIFEAVGLDSDFVADYFEGTTARTEGIGLAEIEDDLEDRHVLAFGDEPDIERQGEYEHRSDGIFHEWNPQTVGTLQQAVRQGDYEQYEEFARLMNEQNEQLQTLRGLLEFDSERESISVEEVEPVHEIVERFSTAAMSLGSLSPEMHETNAIAMNRLGAKSNTGEGGEPPARFHTEKECPVKQVASGRFGVTSEYLTSADEIQIKMAQGSKPGEGGHLPGKKVNEMIAHVRYATPGVGLISPPPLHDIYSIEDLKQLIHDLKAANPEADINVKLVSEAGIGTIAAGVAKANADVVHISGHSGGTGASPRTSIKNAGLPWELGLAEANQLLRETRLRSRIRISADGGMKTGRDVAIAALLGAEEYVFGTASLVTSGCVMARQCHENTCPVGVATQREELRERFPGEPEHVINYMTFIAQELREIMAELGFATVEEMIGRPEFLTQRTDVANEKARKLDLSSMLAEPRSDGEPGTERTKIRDQTHEIDEQLDHELIADAETAIQNGKPVSLSREISNADRAVGALLSHHISREHGGDGLPEDSITVDFDGTAGQSFGAFLATGVTMHLTGTTNDYVGKGLSGGKLVVNTPPTAPYEPEANSLIGNVALYGATEGEIYVNGKAGERFAVRNSGVTGVVESVGDHGCEYMTGGAIAVLGETGKNFAAGMSGGVAYVLDRENEFESRVNRGMVSTTTELDEKDERMLRRLVENHVTYTGSDRGQSVLDDWDEELTNFVKVMPDAYADVIDEREGADVRTQPPTAAALDTDGRPVAEGGAD; the protein is encoded by the coding sequence ATGGATGACACACATTCCCACGGAGAGCAGTCGGCGGCCACGGGACTGGCCGATCCGTCCGAGCAGCGCGCGAACTGCGGCGTCGGGGTCGTTATGGATCTCGACGGGGAGGGAGGCCACTCGGTCGTCGCCGACGGGCTCGAACTCCTCTCGAATCTCGAACATCGCGGGACGACCGGCGCGGAGGAGAACACCGGCGACGGCGCGGGCGTCATGCTTCAGACACCTCACGAATTCTTCGCCGACGAACTCCCGATTGATCTCTCCGGGACCTATGCCGTCGGATCGCTGTTCTTCCCCCAGGACGATGCCGCACGCGAGGTGCTCCAGGAACTCGTCGCCGACGAACTCGCCGAGCACGGCCTCTCGGTCGCCCACTGGCGGGCGGTCCCGACGGACAACACAGATCTAGGACGGACGGCGATCGATTCCGAACCAGCGGTTTACCAGGCGATCGTCGTCCCCGAAGAGGATCTCGCCACCGACGAGTTCGACACGCGGCTCTACGTCGGCCGTCGAGCGGTCGAAAAGCGCGTCGCCGAGCGCGAGCCCGCTGGCCACGAGCGCTTCTACGTCTGCTCGCTCGACCGCCAGACGCTCGTCTACAAGGGACTGCTGAAGGGCGATCAGCTCGCCGGCTACTACCCCGACCTTCGGGATTCGCGGCTCGCCTCGACGTTCGTCATGGTCCACGCGCGCTTTTCGACGAACACGCTCGGCGCGTGGCATCTCGCCCATCCCTACCGGCGAACCATCCACAACGGCGAGATCAACACGATCCAGGGCAACGTCAACTGGATGCGCGCCCGCGAGACCGACATCGATACCGACGAGTTCGACGTCGATGCGGTCAGGCCGGTGATCGCCGATGCGAAGCAGTCGGACACCGCGAGCGTCGACAACGCGCTCGAACTCCTCATGGAATCGGGCCGCGAGCTCCCACACGCGCTCAGGCTGCTGATCCCGGAGGCGTTCCGCGGCGACGAACACGAGATGAGCGACGAGCGCCGTGCGTTCTACGATTTCCACGCCTCACTGTCCGAACCGTGGGACGGGCCGGCGCTGGTGGCGGCGACGGACGGCGAGCGGGTCGGTGCGGTGCTCGATCGCAACGGCTTCCGGCCCTGTCGCTACGACGTGACGACCGATGGACGGCTCGTGATGGCCTCAGAGACCGGGGCGCTCGATCTCGACCCGGCGAACGTCGCCGAGCGCGGCCGGCTCGAACCTGGCCAACTGTTCCTCGCGGATCCCGAGGAAGGGCGCGTTCTGCCCGACGAGGAGGTGTTCGCGGAACTGACCCACGAGAACTACGGCGAGTGGATCGACGAGGAGCAGGTCGATCTCGCCGACCTCGTCGACGCGGCAGGCGATCACCAGGAATACGCGGAGCACGAGAGCAACACCGATCTCCGCAGCCGCCAGGCGCTCTACGGCTACACCCACGACGAACTCGATAACCTGCTCGAACCGATGGCGACCAAGGGGAAGGACCCGGTCGGGTCGATGGGCGACGACACACCTCTTTCCGTCCTCTCGCAGTTCAACCGCCCGCTGTTCACCTACTTCAAGCAGCTGTTCGCGCAGGTGACGAACCCGCCGCTCGATTACATCCGCGAGGAGCTGGTGACGTCGCTCGAAACGCGCCTCGGCAACCAGCGCAACCTGCTCGCCGAGTCGCCGGCTCACGCACGCCAGCTCGTCGCCGACTCGCCCGTTCTCTCGAACGACGAGACGGCAGCCATCAGGGGGATCGAGGGCGAGGCGGCCAACGGGATGGAGAGCCGTGTCGTCGACATCACCTACGACGTCGACGACGATCTCGAATCGGCCGTCGAGCGCGTGCGACGCGAGGCGACCGTGGCCGCCGACGAGAACGATATCCTGATTCTCTCGGATCGGACAGCGAGCGGCGAGCGGGTACCGATCCCGTCGCTGCTGGCGACCGGTGCCGTCCACCATCACCTGGTGCGCAACGGCCGTCGCAACCGCGTCGGGCTCGTCGTCGAATCGGCCGACCCACGTACCGTTCATCACGTCGCGGCGCTCGTCGGCTACGGCGCGGGTGCGGTCAACCCGTATCTCGCCTACCGGACGATCGCGGACCTCACGCGCGGCGCGGACGGTGCCGACCGCGATGCGGCCGTCGCGGCCTACCGGGGCGCGCTCGAGGACGGACTCCTGAAAACCATGTCGAAGATGGGGATTTCGACGGTCCAGAGCTATCAGGGGGCCCAGATCTTCGAGGCAGTCGGACTGGATTCCGACTTCGTCGCCGACTACTTCGAGGGAACGACCGCCCGCACGGAGGGCATCGGCCTCGCGGAGATCGAGGACGATCTCGAGGATCGCCACGTGCTCGCGTTCGGCGACGAGCCCGATATCGAACGGCAGGGTGAGTACGAACACCGCTCGGACGGGATCTTCCACGAGTGGAACCCCCAGACCGTCGGCACGCTCCAGCAGGCCGTCAGGCAGGGCGATTACGAGCAGTACGAGGAGTTCGCCCGTCTGATGAACGAGCAGAACGAGCAGCTCCAGACGCTGCGTGGTCTGCTCGAATTCGACAGCGAGCGCGAGTCGATTTCGGTAGAAGAGGTCGAACCGGTTCACGAGATCGTCGAGCGGTTCTCGACGGCGGCGATGAGCCTCGGCAGCCTCTCGCCGGAGATGCACGAGACGAACGCGATCGCGATGAACAGGTTGGGGGCGAAATCGAACACCGGCGAGGGTGGCGAGCCGCCGGCACGGTTCCATACTGAAAAGGAGTGTCCGGTCAAGCAGGTGGCGTCGGGTCGGTTCGGCGTCACCTCGGAGTATCTCACGTCGGCCGACGAGATACAGATCAAGATGGCCCAGGGCTCCAAGCCGGGCGAGGGCGGCCATCTCCCCGGGAAGAAGGTCAACGAGATGATCGCCCACGTCAGATACGCGACGCCGGGCGTCGGCCTCATCTCGCCGCCGCCGCTGCACGACATCTACTCGATCGAGGACCTGAAGCAGCTGATCCACGATCTGAAGGCGGCGAACCCCGAGGCCGACATCAACGTCAAACTCGTCTCTGAGGCGGGCATCGGCACGATCGCGGCGGGTGTGGCGAAGGCCAACGCCGACGTCGTCCACATCTCGGGGCACTCCGGCGGGACGGGTGCGAGCCCGCGCACCTCGATCAAAAATGCGGGTCTGCCGTGGGAGCTCGGACTGGCCGAGGCGAACCAACTGCTCCGGGAGACCCGACTCCGCTCGCGCATCCGGATCTCGGCCGACGGCGGCATGAAGACCGGCCGTGACGTGGCCATCGCGGCGCTCCTGGGGGCCGAGGAGTACGTGTTCGGGACCGCTTCTCTCGTCACCTCGGGTTGTGTGATGGCTCGCCAGTGTCACGAAAACACCTGTCCGGTCGGCGTCGCCACCCAGCGCGAGGAGCTCAGGGAGCGCTTCCCCGGCGAGCCCGAACACGTCATCAACTACATGACGTTCATCGCACAGGAACTCCGCGAGATCATGGCCGAACTCGGCTTTGCAACCGTCGAGGAGATGATTGGCCGCCCCGAGTTCCTCACCCAGCGCACGGATGTCGCCAACGAGAAGGCCAGAAAGCTCGATCTCTCGTCGATGCTCGCCGAGCCGCGCAGCGACGGCGAGCCGGGCACCGAACGCACGAAGATACGAGACCAGACCCACGAGATCGACGAGCAGCTAGATCACGAATTGATCGCCGACGCCGAGACGGCCATCCAGAACGGAAAACCCGTCTCGCTCAGTCGGGAGATCTCGAACGCCGATCGTGCGGTCGGCGCGCTGCTCTCCCACCATATCTCCCGCGAGCACGGCGGCGATGGTCTCCCCGAGGATTCCATAACCGTGGACTTCGACGGGACGGCCGGCCAGAGCTTCGGGGCCTTTCTCGCCACGGGCGTGACGATGCATCTGACCGGGACCACCAACGACTACGTCGGCAAGGGGCTCTCCGGTGGGAAACTCGTCGTGAACACGCCGCCGACCGCGCCCTACGAACCCGAGGCGAACAGTTTGATCGGGAACGTCGCCCTCTACGGCGCGACCGAGGGCGAGATCTACGTCAACGGGAAGGCCGGCGAGCGGTTCGCGGTGCGCAACTCGGGTGTCACGGGCGTCGTCGAGTCGGTCGGCGACCACGGCTGCGAATATATGACCGGGGGAGCGATCGCGGTGCTCGGCGAGACGGGGAAGAACTTCGCGGCCGGCATGAGCGGCGGCGTCGCGTACGTGCTCGATAGGGAGAACGAGTTCGAATCGCGCGTCAACCGCGGCATGGTGAGCACGACCACGGAACTCGACGAGAAGGACGAGCGGATGCTCCGCCGGCTGGTCGAAAACCACGTCACCTACACCGGCTCCGACCGCGGGCAGTCCGTTCTCGACGACTGGGACGAGGAGCTGACGAATTTCGTGAAGGTGATGCCAGATGCCTACGCCGACGTCATCGACGAGCGCGAGGGCGCGGACGTACGGACACAGCCACCGACTGCAGCGGCGCTCGACACCGACGGTCGGCCGGTCGCGGAGGGCGGCGCTGACTGA